Proteins from a genomic interval of Rhizobium etli CFN 42:
- a CDS encoding mannitol dehydrogenase family protein yields the protein MSDRLQNVTGLAPTAKVPAYDRNSLKAGILHLGPGAFFRAHFAPFTDGALAAAGGDWGIEVASLRTPDVADNLSAQNGLYTVLIRDTSGTTAEVIGSILKAHVAPRDSAGLLARLEDPAIRIVSMTVTEKAYGFDPATGGLDLKHPDIVADLANRHAPRGVIGYLVEGLARRRQTGIAPFTPLSCDNLPSNGAVLKRLVLEFTSRVDADLHRWIEANVPFPSTMVDRITPASTEATYADAERLTGRTDMAAIETEPFTQWVIEDHFASGRPAWEKVRGALMVEDVSAYEKMKLRMLNGAHSLLAYLGYIGGYEFIRDVMDDAALAALAYRHMHAAARTLDAVPGIDLDDYANELIARFANKAIAHRTYQIAMDGTQKLPQRLLEPACEALALGDRAETYAIAVAAWMRYAIGERGNGERYELRDPRAAEIAALIADIPRTGPAISAALFTLPGLFPKALTEHRAWSQDVSDKLEILIQDDRLPLF from the coding sequence GTGAGCGATAGACTGCAAAACGTGACCGGCCTTGCGCCGACGGCAAAGGTTCCCGCCTATGACAGGAATAGCCTGAAGGCCGGCATCCTGCATCTCGGCCCGGGCGCCTTCTTCCGCGCCCATTTCGCACCTTTCACGGATGGTGCGCTCGCAGCCGCGGGCGGCGACTGGGGCATTGAGGTGGCAAGCTTGCGCACGCCCGATGTCGCGGACAATCTCTCCGCCCAGAACGGGCTCTATACGGTGCTGATCCGCGACACGTCCGGCACGACGGCCGAAGTGATCGGCTCGATCCTGAAGGCGCATGTGGCGCCGCGCGATTCGGCCGGGCTGTTGGCGCGGCTCGAGGATCCAGCCATCCGCATCGTCAGCATGACGGTAACGGAAAAGGCCTATGGTTTCGATCCCGCAACCGGCGGCCTCGACCTCAAACATCCCGATATCGTCGCCGACCTCGCCAACCGACATGCGCCGCGCGGCGTCATCGGTTATCTCGTCGAGGGCCTCGCGCGCCGCCGGCAGACGGGCATCGCACCCTTTACGCCGCTCAGCTGCGACAACCTGCCGAGCAATGGCGCCGTGCTGAAGCGCCTCGTGCTGGAATTCACCTCCCGCGTCGATGCCGACCTGCATCGCTGGATCGAAGCGAATGTACCCTTCCCCTCGACGATGGTCGATCGCATCACGCCCGCAAGCACCGAGGCGACCTATGCCGATGCCGAGCGCCTGACGGGGCGCACCGACATGGCGGCGATCGAGACGGAGCCCTTTACGCAATGGGTCATCGAAGACCATTTCGCCAGTGGCCGTCCGGCCTGGGAAAAGGTGCGCGGCGCGCTGATGGTCGAGGACGTCTCGGCCTATGAGAAGATGAAGCTCCGGATGCTGAATGGCGCCCATTCGCTGCTCGCTTATCTCGGTTATATCGGCGGCTATGAATTCATCCGTGACGTGATGGACGATGCTGCCCTGGCAGCGCTTGCCTACCGCCACATGCACGCGGCGGCGCGCACCCTCGACGCGGTGCCGGGCATCGATCTCGATGACTATGCCAATGAATTGATAGCACGCTTTGCAAATAAGGCGATCGCCCACCGCACCTACCAGATCGCCATGGACGGTACGCAGAAACTGCCGCAGCGGCTGCTGGAGCCGGCGTGCGAGGCGCTGGCCCTTGGCGACCGGGCGGAGACCTACGCGATCGCCGTCGCGGCATGGATGCGTTATGCGATCGGCGAGCGTGGCAATGGCGAGCGCTATGAGCTGCGCGATCCCCGGGCCGCGGAGATCGCCGCGCTGATTGCCGATATCCCGCGCACCGGTCCGGCGATCTCGGCGGCGCTGTTCACTCTTCCCGGACTTTTCCCGAAGGCTTTGACGGAACACCGGGCCTGGTCGCAGGATGTGTCGGACAAGCTGGAAATCCTGATCCAGGACGATCGGCTGCCGCTGTTTTGA
- the uxaC gene encoding glucuronate isomerase, producing the protein MDAGNGFLHPDRLFPADPATRTIARDLYETVRNLPIVSPHGHTEPSWFADDKPFEDAASLLVIPDHYLFRMLHSVGVGLDELGVPRLDGNPVAEGREIWRTFAKHYHLFRGTPSSLWVDHAMSAVLGCTEPLTADNADALYDHINAQLARPEFRPRALHQRFGIETIATTEGALDPLVHHQKMAADGWIGKVRTTYRPDSVTDPDAVGFRDNLIKFGEITGADVTRWDGLIEAHRRRRAYFRQFGATATDHGVPTAFTSDLPLAEKQALLDKALKGPLSAVDAELFRGQMMTEMAGLSAEDGMVMQIHAGSRRNTDSGLFATRGPNMGADIPTRTDWVGGLNALLSKYGHAPGLRILLFTLDETTYARELAPMAGHWPCLMVGPPWWFHDSPLGIRRYLDQVVETAGFANMAGFNDDTRALLSIPARHDVWRREVCRFLAGLAAEHRISKKEAEIVARELSYDNAKKAYKL; encoded by the coding sequence ATGGATGCAGGCAATGGCTTTCTTCATCCGGACCGGCTCTTTCCGGCCGATCCGGCGACACGGACTATTGCGCGGGACCTATACGAGACGGTGCGCAATCTTCCGATCGTCAGCCCGCACGGCCACACTGAACCGTCCTGGTTCGCCGACGATAAGCCCTTTGAAGACGCGGCTTCGCTGCTTGTCATTCCCGATCACTATCTGTTCCGCATGCTGCACAGCGTCGGCGTCGGCTTGGACGAGCTCGGTGTTCCCAGGCTCGACGGCAATCCGGTGGCTGAAGGGCGGGAGATCTGGCGGACCTTTGCCAAGCATTACCATCTCTTCCGCGGAACACCCTCGAGCCTCTGGGTCGATCATGCAATGTCGGCCGTGCTCGGCTGCACCGAGCCACTGACGGCTGATAATGCCGATGCGCTCTACGACCACATCAACGCCCAGCTCGCCCGTCCCGAATTCCGCCCGCGGGCGCTGCATCAGCGATTCGGGATCGAAACGATCGCGACGACGGAAGGTGCGCTCGACCCGCTTGTCCATCATCAGAAGATGGCGGCCGACGGCTGGATCGGCAAGGTGCGTACCACGTACCGGCCGGACAGCGTCACCGATCCCGATGCCGTCGGTTTCCGCGACAATCTGATAAAATTCGGAGAGATCACCGGCGCTGATGTGACGCGCTGGGACGGCCTGATCGAGGCGCATCGGCGCCGGCGCGCCTATTTCCGGCAGTTCGGCGCGACTGCGACCGATCACGGCGTGCCGACAGCCTTTACATCAGATCTGCCGCTTGCAGAAAAGCAGGCGCTGCTCGACAAGGCGCTGAAAGGGCCGCTTTCGGCTGTCGATGCCGAGCTTTTCCGCGGTCAGATGATGACCGAGATGGCTGGTCTTTCGGCCGAGGACGGCATGGTGATGCAGATCCATGCCGGCTCGCGGCGCAATACCGACAGCGGGCTCTTTGCCACCCGCGGCCCCAATATGGGCGCCGATATCCCGACACGCACGGACTGGGTCGGTGGCCTCAATGCGCTGCTTTCCAAATACGGCCATGCGCCTGGCCTGCGCATCCTGCTCTTCACGCTTGACGAGACGACCTATGCCCGGGAGCTGGCCCCGATGGCCGGCCATTGGCCCTGCCTGATGGTCGGCCCGCCCTGGTGGTTTCATGACAGCCCGCTCGGCATCCGCCGCTATCTCGACCAGGTCGTCGAGACAGCCGGTTTCGCCAATATGGCAGGCTTCAACGACGACACGCGCGCGCTGCTGTCGATCCCGGCCCGCCATGACGTCTGGCGCCGCGAAGTTTGCCGCTTCCTCGCCGGGCTCGCCGCCGAGCACCGGATCTCGAAGAAGGAAGCCGAGATCGTCGCGCGCGAACTCTCCTATGACAATGCGAAGAAGGCCTACAAGCTGTGA
- a CDS encoding SlyX family protein, whose amino-acid sequence MSDETNRITRLEEMLAYQANTIEELSDQLAEQWKIVEQMRTKLDRLTERFLSLEEQSLEAPAITRPPHY is encoded by the coding sequence ATGTCCGACGAGACCAACCGCATCACCCGGCTGGAGGAAATGCTGGCCTATCAGGCAAACACGATCGAGGAGCTTTCCGATCAGCTCGCCGAACAATGGAAGATCGTGGAGCAGATGCGCACCAAGCTTGATAGGTTGACAGAACGCTTCCTGTCACTGGAGGAGCAGTCGCTGGAAGCCCCGGCAATTACCCGCCCGCCGCATTATTGA
- a CDS encoding NAD-dependent succinate-semialdehyde dehydrogenase: MAFTTALTRHVAFSSPLLRDAGYINGVWTPGDAAAKTFDVLNPATGELLASLPDMGAAETRAAIDAAYAAQPAWAARPAKERSQILRKWFDLIVANADALAAILTAEMGKPFPEARGEILYAAAYIEWYAEEAKRIYGETIPAPSQDKRMIVIKQPVGVVGTITPWNFPAAMIARKIAPALAVGCTVVSKPAEQTPLTAIALAVLAEQAGIPAGVFNLIVGLDGPAIGRELCGNDKVRKISFTGSTEVGRILMRQCADQIKKVSLELGGNAPFIVFDDADLDAAVEGAIASKYRNAGQTCVCANRLYIQSGVYDAFAAKLAAKVADMSVGDGFRPGVEIGPLIDEQGLAKVEDHVGDAVAKGAKILTGGKRIDGAGTFFAPTVLTGVTRDMTVAREETFGPVAPLFRFETAEDVITQANDTEFGLAAYFYAGDLKKVWRVAEALEYGMVGINTGLMSSEMAPFGGIKQSGLGREGSRHGADDYLEMKYLCIGGL; this comes from the coding sequence ATGGCTTTCACCACCGCACTGACCAGGCACGTTGCCTTTTCCTCGCCGCTGCTGCGCGATGCCGGCTATATCAACGGCGTCTGGACGCCGGGCGACGCCGCCGCAAAGACCTTCGATGTGCTGAACCCGGCAACCGGCGAGCTGCTCGCCTCCCTGCCCGATATGGGCGCAGCCGAAACGCGAGCGGCGATCGATGCGGCCTATGCCGCCCAGCCGGCCTGGGCTGCCCGCCCGGCCAAGGAACGCAGCCAGATCCTGCGCAAATGGTTCGACCTGATAGTCGCCAATGCCGATGCGCTCGCGGCGATCCTGACCGCCGAAATGGGCAAGCCCTTCCCCGAAGCGCGCGGTGAGATCCTTTATGCCGCCGCCTATATCGAATGGTATGCGGAAGAGGCCAAGCGCATTTACGGCGAGACGATCCCGGCGCCGTCCCAGGACAAGCGCATGATCGTCATCAAGCAGCCGGTCGGCGTCGTCGGTACGATCACGCCGTGGAATTTCCCGGCGGCGATGATTGCCCGCAAGATCGCGCCGGCGCTTGCCGTCGGCTGCACTGTCGTGTCGAAGCCGGCCGAGCAGACGCCGCTGACGGCGATTGCCCTTGCCGTGCTCGCCGAACAGGCCGGCATTCCGGCCGGCGTCTTCAATCTCATCGTCGGGCTCGATGGCCCGGCGATCGGCCGCGAGCTCTGCGGCAATGACAAGGTGCGCAAGATCAGCTTCACCGGCTCGACCGAGGTCGGCCGTATCCTGATGCGGCAATGCGCCGACCAGATCAAGAAGGTGAGCCTGGAGCTCGGCGGCAACGCGCCGTTTATTGTCTTCGATGATGCTGATCTCGACGCTGCCGTCGAGGGCGCGATCGCCTCCAAATATCGCAATGCCGGCCAGACCTGCGTTTGCGCCAACCGCCTCTATATCCAGTCCGGCGTCTATGACGCCTTTGCCGCGAAGCTTGCCGCCAAGGTCGCCGACATGTCGGTCGGCGACGGGTTCAGGCCCGGTGTCGAGATCGGGCCACTGATCGACGAGCAGGGTCTTGCGAAGGTGGAGGACCATGTCGGCGACGCAGTTGCCAAGGGCGCCAAGATTCTGACCGGCGGCAAGCGCATCGACGGCGCCGGCACCTTCTTTGCGCCGACAGTGCTGACCGGCGTCACCCGCGATATGACGGTGGCGCGCGAGGAAACCTTCGGGCCGGTGGCGCCGCTCTTCCGCTTCGAGACGGCCGAGGACGTCATCACTCAGGCCAATGATACGGAATTCGGCCTGGCCGCCTATTTTTATGCCGGCGACCTCAAGAAGGTCTGGCGGGTGGCGGAAGCACTCGAATACGGGATGGTCGGCATCAATACCGGGCTGATGTCGTCGGAGATGGCGCCATTCGGCGGCATCAAGCAATCGGGTCTCGGCCGCGAGGGCTCGCGCCACGGCGCCGACGATTATCTGGAGATGAAATATCTCTGCATTGGCGGCCTCTGA
- a CDS encoding 4-aminobutyrate--2-oxoglutarate transaminase gives MTATSLTDRKNAAISRGVGMTTQIYADRAENAEIWDKEGRRYIDFAAGIAVLNTGHRHPKVIAAVKDQLDHFTHTCHQVVPYENYISLAERLNVLVPGDFEKKTIFVTTGAEAVENAIKIARAATGRSAVIAFTGGFHGRTFMGMALTGKVVPYKVGFGAMPGDVFHIPFPVELHGVSVDQSFAALKKLFAADVDPQRVAAIIIEPVQGEGGFYPVPASFMKALRELCDQHGILLIADEVQTGFARTGRMFAMDHHEVAADLTTMAKSLAGGFPLAAVTGRAEIMDAPGPGGLGGTYGGNPIGIAAAHAVLDVIKDEDLCNRANLLGQRLKQRLESLHERVPEIADIRGPGFMNAVEFNDRRTGLPSADFANKVRLAALDKGLILLTCGVHGNVIRFLAPITIQDDVFGEALDILETSMLEASAAC, from the coding sequence ATGACCGCGACAAGCCTTACCGACCGGAAGAACGCCGCGATTTCACGCGGCGTCGGCATGACCACCCAGATCTATGCGGACCGCGCAGAGAATGCCGAAATCTGGGACAAGGAGGGCCGCCGCTATATCGATTTCGCCGCCGGAATCGCGGTGCTCAACACCGGCCACCGACACCCTAAAGTCATTGCGGCGGTCAAGGATCAACTCGACCACTTCACCCATACTTGCCATCAGGTGGTGCCTTATGAGAACTACATCAGCCTCGCCGAGCGGCTGAACGTGCTGGTGCCGGGGGACTTCGAGAAGAAGACGATCTTTGTCACCACGGGCGCCGAAGCCGTCGAAAACGCCATCAAGATTGCGCGGGCGGCAACGGGCCGCTCCGCCGTGATCGCCTTTACCGGCGGCTTTCACGGGCGCACCTTCATGGGCATGGCGCTGACCGGCAAGGTCGTGCCCTACAAGGTCGGCTTCGGCGCCATGCCGGGCGATGTCTTCCATATTCCTTTCCCCGTCGAACTGCATGGCGTCTCTGTCGATCAGTCGTTTGCGGCGCTGAAGAAACTCTTCGCCGCCGATGTCGATCCGCAGCGGGTCGCGGCCATCATCATCGAGCCGGTGCAGGGCGAAGGCGGCTTCTACCCGGTGCCGGCGAGCTTCATGAAGGCGCTGCGCGAACTCTGCGACCAGCACGGCATCCTGTTGATCGCCGATGAGGTGCAGACCGGTTTTGCCCGCACCGGCCGGATGTTTGCGATGGATCATCACGAGGTGGCGGCCGACCTGACGACGATGGCAAAGAGCCTTGCCGGCGGCTTTCCGCTTGCCGCCGTCACCGGTCGCGCCGAGATCATGGACGCGCCGGGACCGGGCGGGCTCGGCGGCACCTATGGCGGCAATCCGATCGGCATCGCCGCCGCGCATGCCGTCCTCGACGTGATCAAGGATGAAGACCTCTGCAACCGCGCCAACCTGCTCGGCCAGCGGCTGAAGCAGCGGCTGGAATCGCTGCACGAGAGGGTGCCGGAGATCGCCGATATTCGCGGACCCGGCTTCATGAACGCCGTCGAATTCAATGACCGGAGGACGGGATTGCCAAGCGCTGACTTCGCCAACAAGGTGCGGTTGGCAGCGCTCGACAAGGGGCTGATCCTGCTGACCTGCGGCGTCCATGGAAATGTCATCCGCTTCCTCGCGCCTATCACCATCCAGGACGATGTCTTTGGCGAGGCGCTCGATATTCTCGAGACCTCGATGCTGGAAGCGAGTGCGGCCTGCTAG
- a CDS encoding MerR family transcriptional regulator, with protein sequence MSDNGPVRYKVAEAARLAGVSASTLRLWESQGLVVPGRSDTGHRQYSADDVARLKRISWYRVERGLNPAAIREALESEEPSADSAEPGQGSGLGRKLRSLRHAAGKTLDQVASDIGITASTLSTLERTSQGVGFKTLHDLAEYYATTVSRLSGEESEEVPAVIRAGEWRTWPETTPGVTVQLLAEGRRMMDCHRFVLAPGAASQGAYRHEGEEFMHVLSGRLELVLDSDQFFDLGPGDSLYFESRRYHSWRNRHDGETVLLWINTPPTF encoded by the coding sequence ATGAGTGACAACGGGCCTGTGCGCTACAAGGTGGCGGAGGCCGCGCGGCTGGCGGGCGTCTCCGCCTCGACGCTGCGCCTCTGGGAAAGCCAGGGTCTGGTCGTTCCCGGCCGCTCCGACACCGGCCATCGGCAATATAGCGCCGACGATGTGGCGCGGCTGAAGCGCATCTCCTGGTACCGGGTCGAGCGCGGTCTCAATCCGGCAGCAATCCGAGAGGCGCTGGAGAGCGAGGAACCTTCCGCCGACAGTGCCGAACCCGGCCAGGGTTCCGGCCTCGGCCGGAAACTGCGGAGCCTCCGCCACGCCGCAGGCAAGACCCTCGATCAGGTGGCCAGCGATATCGGCATCACCGCTTCGACGCTCTCGACGCTGGAGCGCACCTCGCAAGGCGTCGGATTCAAGACGCTGCACGATCTCGCCGAATATTACGCTACGACCGTCTCCCGCCTTTCGGGCGAGGAAAGCGAGGAGGTGCCGGCAGTGATACGCGCCGGCGAGTGGCGCACCTGGCCGGAAACGACCCCCGGGGTTACGGTGCAGCTGCTTGCCGAAGGTCGCAGGATGATGGATTGCCATCGTTTCGTGCTGGCTCCGGGCGCTGCCAGCCAGGGCGCCTATCGCCACGAAGGCGAGGAATTCATGCATGTCCTGTCCGGCCGACTGGAACTGGTGCTCGACAGCGATCAGTTCTTCGATCTCGGCCCGGGCGATTCACTGTATTTCGAAAGCCGCCGCTACCATTCCTGGCGCAACCGCCACGATGGCGAAACCGTGCTTCTCTGGATCAACACGCCGCCGACATTCTGA
- a CDS encoding ribonuclease D: MAATIRYHEGDISAADAARYTGAIAIDTETLGLVPRRDRLCVVQLSPGDGTADIIRIAAGQKAAPNLVALLEDPTHQKIFHYGRFDIAVLFHTFGVTTNPVFCTKIASRLCRTYTDRHGLKDNLKEMLDVDVSKAQQSSDWAAETLSPAQLEYAASDVLYLHALRDKLTARLIRDGRFDHATACFAFLPTRAKLDLLGWEEADIFAHS; the protein is encoded by the coding sequence ATGGCCGCCACCATCCGTTATCACGAAGGCGATATTTCCGCGGCCGACGCGGCCCGCTACACCGGCGCGATCGCGATCGATACCGAGACGCTGGGCCTGGTGCCGCGGCGGGATCGTCTCTGCGTCGTCCAGCTTTCTCCGGGTGACGGCACCGCCGACATCATCCGCATCGCCGCCGGCCAGAAAGCGGCCCCCAATCTCGTCGCCCTTCTCGAAGATCCCACGCACCAGAAGATCTTTCATTACGGCCGCTTCGATATTGCCGTGCTCTTTCATACCTTCGGCGTCACGACCAATCCGGTGTTCTGCACCAAGATTGCTTCGCGCCTCTGCCGCACCTACACCGATCGCCACGGCCTCAAAGACAATCTCAAGGAGATGCTTGACGTCGATGTCTCCAAGGCGCAGCAATCTTCCGATTGGGCGGCTGAGACGCTGTCGCCGGCCCAGCTCGAATATGCCGCTTCCGACGTGCTTTATCTGCACGCGCTTCGAGATAAGCTGACGGCCCGCCTGATCCGCGACGGCCGGTTCGACCACGCCACGGCCTGCTTCGCATTCCTGCCGACCCGCGCCAAGCTCGACCTTCTCGGCTGGGAAGAGGCCGATATCTTCGCTCACAGCTGA
- the rpsA gene encoding 30S ribosomal protein S1: protein MSVATPSREDFAALLEESFAKNDLAEGYVTKGIVTGIEKDVAVVDVGLKVEGRIALKEFGARAKDGSLKVGDEVEVYVERIENALGEAVLSREKARREESWIKLEAKFEAGERVEGVIFNQVKGGFTVDLDGAIAFLPRSQVDIRPIRDVTPLMHNPQPFEILKMDKRRGNIVVSRRTVLEESRAEQRSEIVQNLEEGQVVDGVVKNITDYGAFVDLGGIDGLLHVTDMAWRRVNHPSEILNIGQQVKVQIIRINQETHRISLGMKQLESDPWDGIQAKYPEGKKISGTVTNITDYGAFVELEPGIEGLIHISEMSWTKKNVHPGKILSTSQEVEVVVLEVDPSKRRISLGLKQTLENPWAAFARSHPAGTEVEGEVKNKTEFGLFIGLDGDVDGMVHLSDLDWNRPGEQVIEEYNKGDVVKAVVLDVDVEKERISLGIKQLGKDAVGDAAASGDLRKNAVVSCEVIAINDGGVEVKLVNHEDITSFIRRADLARDRDEQRPERFSVGQVVDARVTNFSKKDRKIMLSIKALEIAEEKEAVAQFGSSDSGASLGDILGAALKNRGGE from the coding sequence ATGTCAGTAGCTACCCCCTCCCGCGAGGATTTCGCGGCTCTTCTCGAAGAGTCCTTTGCCAAGAATGACCTGGCCGAAGGCTATGTCACCAAGGGCATCGTCACGGGCATCGAGAAGGACGTCGCCGTTGTCGACGTCGGCCTCAAGGTTGAAGGGCGCATCGCGCTCAAGGAATTCGGCGCACGCGCCAAGGACGGTTCGCTGAAGGTCGGCGACGAAGTCGAAGTCTATGTCGAGCGCATCGAAAACGCGCTTGGCGAAGCCGTTCTGTCGCGCGAGAAGGCTCGCCGCGAAGAAAGCTGGATCAAGCTTGAAGCCAAGTTCGAAGCCGGCGAGCGCGTCGAAGGCGTGATCTTCAACCAGGTCAAGGGCGGCTTCACGGTCGACCTCGACGGTGCGATCGCCTTCCTGCCACGTTCGCAGGTCGACATCCGTCCGATCCGCGACGTCACGCCGCTGATGCACAATCCGCAGCCCTTCGAAATCCTCAAGATGGACAAGCGCCGCGGCAACATCGTCGTTTCGCGCCGTACGGTTCTGGAAGAATCCCGTGCCGAGCAGCGTTCTGAAATCGTTCAGAACCTCGAAGAAGGCCAGGTTGTTGACGGCGTCGTCAAGAACATCACCGATTACGGTGCGTTCGTCGACCTCGGCGGCATCGACGGCCTGCTGCACGTCACCGACATGGCATGGCGCCGTGTGAACCATCCGTCGGAAATCCTGAACATCGGCCAGCAGGTCAAGGTTCAGATCATCCGCATCAACCAGGAAACCCACCGCATCTCGCTCGGCATGAAGCAGCTCGAGTCCGATCCGTGGGATGGCATCCAGGCCAAGTATCCGGAAGGCAAGAAGATCTCCGGTACCGTCACCAACATCACCGACTATGGTGCATTCGTCGAGCTGGAGCCGGGCATTGAAGGCCTGATCCACATCTCGGAAATGTCCTGGACCAAGAAGAACGTTCACCCCGGCAAGATCCTGTCCACGAGCCAGGAAGTCGAAGTCGTCGTTCTCGAAGTCGATCCGTCCAAGCGCCGTATCTCGCTCGGCCTCAAGCAGACGCTGGAAAACCCGTGGGCAGCATTCGCCCGCAGCCATCCGGCCGGCACTGAAGTCGAAGGCGAAGTCAAGAACAAGACCGAATTCGGCCTGTTCATCGGTCTCGACGGCGATGTCGACGGCATGGTGCACCTCTCCGACCTCGACTGGAACCGTCCGGGCGAACAGGTCATCGAGGAGTACAACAAGGGTGACGTCGTCAAGGCTGTCGTTCTCGACGTCGACGTCGAGAAGGAACGCATCTCGCTCGGCATCAAGCAGCTCGGCAAGGATGCAGTCGGCGACGCCGCTGCTTCGGGCGATCTGCGCAAGAACGCCGTCGTTTCCTGCGAAGTCATCGCCATCAACGATGGCGGCGTCGAAGTGAAGCTCGTCAACCACGAGGACATCACTTCCTTCATCCGTCGCGCCGATCTCGCCCGCGACCGCGACGAGCAGCGTCCTGAGCGCTTCTCGGTCGGCCAGGTCGTCGACGCCCGCGTCACCAACTTCTCCAAGAAGGACCGCAAGATCATGCTGTCCATCAAGGCTCTGGAGATTGCGGAAGAGAAGGAAGCCGTCGCTCAGTTCGGTTCGTCCGACTCGGGCGCTTCGCTTGGCGACATTCTGGGCGCAGCCCTGAAGAACCGCGGCGGCGAATAA
- the cmk gene encoding (d)CMP kinase — MATKSFTIAIDGPAAAGKGTLSRLIAERYGFHHLDTGLTYRATAKALLDAGLPLDDEAVAEKMAREVELAGLDRDILSRHEIGEAASKIAVMPAVRRALVEAQRRFAARTPGTVLDGRDIGTVVCPDAPVKLYVTASPEVRARRRYDEILGKGATADFEAIFEDVKRRDERDMGRADSPLKPADDAHLLDTSEMSIEAAFHAAHSIIDAALSRNA; from the coding sequence ATGGCAACAAAGAGTTTCACCATCGCCATCGACGGCCCGGCGGCAGCCGGTAAGGGGACGCTTTCGCGTCTCATCGCTGAACGATACGGCTTTCACCATCTCGACACGGGGCTCACCTATCGCGCGACGGCCAAGGCGCTGCTCGACGCCGGCCTGCCGCTCGACGACGAAGCGGTGGCGGAAAAGATGGCGCGGGAGGTTGAACTTGCCGGGCTGGATCGCGATATCCTTTCTCGACACGAAATCGGCGAAGCCGCCTCGAAGATCGCCGTCATGCCGGCAGTGCGCCGGGCCTTAGTAGAAGCGCAGCGCCGTTTTGCGGCAAGGACGCCGGGAACGGTGCTCGACGGACGCGATATCGGCACGGTCGTTTGTCCGGATGCGCCGGTGAAGCTCTATGTAACGGCGTCGCCGGAGGTACGCGCCAGACGCCGTTACGACGAGATCCTCGGCAAGGGGGCAACGGCGGATTTCGAGGCGATTTTCGAAGACGTCAAGCGGCGCGACGAACGTGACATGGGACGGGCCGACAGCCCTTTGAAACCAGCTGATGATGCGCACTTGCTTGACACGTCGGAAATGAGTATAGAGGCCGCGTTTCATGCCGCTCATTCGATCATCGATGCGGCCTTGAGCCGAAATGCCTAA
- a CDS encoding TIGR02300 family protein, with product MAKAELGTKRTDPETGKKFYDLNRDPIVSPYTGKSYPLSFFEETSAIADVAEEDEVAEVDTENTEVELVSLEDADDGASGDDIPDMGDDDVEIEGDDDDDTFLTPDEDDDDDDMSDIIGVTGDEDEV from the coding sequence GTGGCGAAAGCGGAACTTGGAACCAAGCGCACCGATCCGGAAACCGGCAAGAAGTTCTATGATCTGAACCGGGATCCGATCGTTTCCCCTTATACCGGCAAGTCCTATCCCCTGTCCTTCTTCGAGGAAACTTCGGCGATCGCCGATGTTGCCGAGGAAGACGAGGTTGCGGAAGTCGATACCGAAAACACCGAAGTCGAACTGGTTTCGCTCGAGGATGCCGATGATGGCGCCAGCGGCGACGACATTCCGGATATGGGCGACGACGATGTCGAAATCGAAGGCGACGACGATGACGACACCTTCCTCACACCCGACGAAGACGACGACGATGACGACATGAGCGACATCATCGGCGTGACCGGCGACGAAGACGAAGTCTGA
- a CDS encoding GIY-YIG nuclease family protein: protein MWYVYILRSVDFPDQEYTGSTADLKQRLAAHSAGKSTHTAKIVPWKLLWYCAFPDQHKALEFETYLKSHSGRAFASKRLIQPNLVPGRLDNLKADSE, encoded by the coding sequence ATGTGGTATGTCTATATTCTCCGCAGTGTCGATTTTCCCGATCAGGAATATACCGGCTCTACCGCAGATCTGAAGCAGCGCCTTGCGGCGCATAGTGCCGGAAAATCCACCCACACCGCCAAAATCGTACCCTGGAAATTGCTCTGGTATTGCGCCTTTCCCGACCAGCACAAAGCGCTTGAATTCGAAACCTACCTGAAATCGCATTCCGGCAGGGCGTTTGCCAGCAAGAGATTGATCCAACCGAATCTGGTTCCAGGTCGCCTCGATAACCTGAAGGCCGATTCCGAATAA
- a CDS encoding DUF2798 domain-containing protein gives MSKGKLPKRYNAVVMPLILSLLMTSVVSAISILRAQGLTAAALAMWPSAWALSWAIAFPVLLLVLPVVRRVTAAIVES, from the coding sequence ATGTCCAAAGGCAAACTCCCCAAACGCTACAATGCGGTCGTCATGCCGCTCATCCTTTCACTGCTGATGACGTCAGTCGTCTCGGCGATCAGCATCCTCAGAGCACAAGGCCTGACCGCAGCCGCCCTTGCCATGTGGCCGTCCGCATGGGCGCTGTCCTGGGCGATCGCCTTTCCCGTCCTGCTGCTTGTGCTGCCAGTGGTGAGGCGGGTGACGGCGGCCATTGTCGAGAGTTAA